The Zygotorulaspora mrakii chromosome 3, complete sequence genome includes a region encoding these proteins:
- the UTP30 gene encoding Utp30p (similar to Saccharomyces cerevisiae UTP30 (YKR060W); ancestral locus Anc_1.210), with protein sequence MTVDLQIDRDGTAGKALGALLEHCKTDSNLQKDKNIHMIISTNKKMGAQKDSIPRIIPLTSCKLNKPKDFRTLLITKDPSNVYRDALTKDAATSELFKEIIGLKSLKRRFRGIKITQLYKEFDLIVADFRVLHLLPDILGQKFYRGNKKLPYAMKMSREMVVKGKKTIDVCDPLYVRAQLRSICKNTSYVPNNDNCLSVRIGQVNKTTVPEMLGNIRDIISFLTDKSKKPQGGTIKGGICSIFVKTTNSPSLPVYEKNMSTPEEDDSENIKLK encoded by the coding sequence ATGACCGTTGATCTCCAAATAGACAGGGATGGAACTGCAGGAAAAGCTTTAGGTGCCCTTCTCGAGCACTGTAAAActgattcaaatttacaaaagGATAAAAATATCCATATGATCATCAGTACAAATAAGAAAATGGGCGCTCAGAAGGATAGTATTCCTCGAATCATTCCATTGACATCTTGCAAACTGAATAAACCAAAAGATTTCCGGACGCTACTTATAACAAAAGATCCTTCTAACGTCTACCGCGACGCTTTGACGAAAGACGCAGCAACATCTGAGCTCTTCAAGGAGATTATTGGTTTAAAATCCTTAAAGAGAAGATTTAGAGGTATCAAAATTACTCAACTGtacaaagaatttgatCTAATAGTCGCAGATTTCAGAGTTCTTCATCTACTGCCTGATATACTGGGCCAAAAGTTCTATCGAGGTAACAAAAAGCTGCCCTACGCGATGAAGATGTCGAGAGAAATGGTAGTTAAAGGTAAGAAAACTATAGATGTTTGTGATCCCCTATATGTCAGAGCTCAATTACGAAGCATATGTAAAAACACGTCATATGTTCCGAATAATGACAATTGTTTGAGCGTCAGGATCGGTCAAGTGAATAAAACCACGGTACCAGAAATGTTGGGAAATATCCGTGACATTATCAGTTTCCTAACAGATAAATCTAAAAAACCTCAAGGTGGCACCATAAAAGGAGGAATATGCTCGATATTTGTCAAGACAACAAATAGTCCAAGTTTACCTGTATACgagaaaaatatgtcaacacctgaagaagatgataGCGAAAATATAAAACTTAAGTAG
- a CDS encoding uncharacterized protein (similar to Saccharomyces cerevisiae TIF2 (YJL138C) and TIF1 (YKR059W); ancestral locus Anc_1.211), which produces MSAEGITEVEESQILTNYDKVVYKFDDMNLNNELLRGVFGYGFEEPSAIQQRAILPIVEGNDVLAQAQSGTGKTGTFSIAALQRIDATLKYPQALILAPTRELALQIQKVVIALAFHMDVKVHACIGGTSFQEDAEGLRDAQIVVGTPGRVFDNIQRRKFRTDHIKMFILDEADEMLSSGFKEQIYQIFTLLPPTTQVVLLSATMPNDVLEVTTKFMRNPVRILVKKDELTLEGIQQFYINVEEEQFKYDCLTDLYDSISVTQAVIFCNTRRKVEELTQKLKADNFTVSSIYSDLPQQERDVIMKEFRSGSSRILISTDLLARGIDVQQVSLVINYDLPTNKENYIHRIGRGGRFGRKGVAINFVTNEDVGAMREVEKFYSTQIEELPANIAELF; this is translated from the coding sequence ATGTCTGCAGAAGGAATTactgaagttgaagaatcaCAAATTCTAACCAACTATGACAAAGTCGTTTACAAGTTCGATGATATGAACTTGAACAATGAGCTATTGAGAGGTGTTTTTGGTTACGGTTTCGAAGAGCCATCTGCTATTCAACAACGTGCTATTTTGCCAATCGTTGAAGGTAACGATGTTTTGGCCCAAGCCCAATCTGGTACCGGTAAGACTGGTACTTTCTCTATCGCCGCTTTACAAAGAATTGATGCGactttgaaatatccaCAAGCTTTGATCTTGGCACCAACCAGAGAATTAGCTTTGCAAATCCAAAAGGTTGTCATTGCTTTGGCTTTCCACATGGATGTTAAAGTTCATGCCTGTATTGGTGGTACTTCTTTCCAAGAAGATGCTGAAGGTTTGAGAGATGCTCAAATTGTCGTTGGTACCCCAGGTCGTGTCTTTGACAATATTCAAAGACGTAAATTCAGAACCGATCACATTAAGATGTTCATCTTGGATGAAGCAGATGAAATGTTGTCTTCTGGCTTCAAAGAgcaaatttatcaaattttcacATTATTACCACCAACTACTCAAGTCGTTCTTCTATCTGCTACCATGCCAAATGATGTCTTGGAAGTTACTACTAAATTCATGAGAAACCCAGTCAGAATATTGGTCAAGAAAGACGAATTAACCTTGGAAGGTATTCAACAATTTTACATCAacgttgaagaagaacaaTTCAAATATGACTGTTTGACTGATTTGTACGACTCCATCTCTGTTACCCAAGCTGTTATTTTCTGTAACACCAGAAGAAAGGTTGAAGAACTAACTCAGAAATTGAAGGCTGATAACTTCACTGTTTCTTCTATCTATTCCGACCTACCACAACAAGAAAGAGATGTCATCATGAAGGAGTTCAGAAGTGGTTCTTCcagaattttgatttccACCGATTTGTTGGCCAGAGGTATTGATGTCCAACAAGTTTCCTTGGTTATCAACTACGATCTTCCAACtaataaagaaaattatATTCACAGAATTGGTAGAGGTGGTCGTTTTGGTAGAAAGGGTGTTGCTATCAACTTTGTTACAAATGAAGATGTTGGTGCTATGAGAGAAGTCGAAAAGTTCTACTCTACTCAAATTGAGGAATTACCAGCTAACATTGCTGAATTGTTTTAA